One region of Salvia miltiorrhiza cultivar Shanhuang (shh) chromosome 3, IMPLAD_Smil_shh, whole genome shotgun sequence genomic DNA includes:
- the LOC131014476 gene encoding subtilisin-like protease SBT1.3 — translation MAEIIGKWCFLVVLLRCVASSSPSTATYIIYMDKWAKPQEFNDHDHWYSSMIKSAINTEGGDAGGADRIIYSYQTAFHGVAARLSAEEAERLQRHDGVMAVFPDTVYQLHTTRSPLFLGLERQDSTSTTTLSYKPSDYDVVVGVLDTGVWPESPSFNDTGMTPVPAHWRGACEVGRGFTKRHCNRKIVGARVFYRGYEAASGKINEQEEYKSPRDQDGHGTHTAATVAGAPVQGANLMGYAYGTARGMAPGARIAAYKVCWTGGCFSSDILSAVDRAVADGVNVLSISLGGGISSYFRDSLSVGAFGAMEKGVFVSCSAGNGGPDPISLTNVSPWVTTVGASTMDRDFPATIKLGTGRYLTGASLYKGRRNLSPNKQYPLVYHGSNSSNLTPSSMCLEGTLDRHSVAGKIVICDRGISPRVEKGQVVKDAGGVGMILSNTATNGEELVADCHLLPAVAVGESTGKLIKQHYAAHRNATATLSFLGTKLKIRPSPVVAAFSSRGPNILSLEILKPDMVAPGVNILAAWTGELGPSSLPTDHRRTKFNILSGTSMSCPHVSGVAALIKSKHPNWSPAAIKSALMTTAYIHDNTQNPLRDASSATPSTPYDHGAGHINPVKAVDPGLIYDIGAQEYLEFLCAQGLTSSELLVFTKFANRSCRHSLPNAGDLNYPAISAVFPESTNVTVVTLHRTATNVGPPVSSYRVVVSAFKGASVRVEPATLQFSSAVKKITYKVTFISKSRQSTPEFGSIIWKNGVHKVRSPVVITWLPPL, via the coding sequence ATGGCCGAAATTATAGGAAAATGGTGTTTCCTTGTAGTTTTGTTGAGGTGTGTAGCAAGCAGCAGCCCATCCACTGCCACATACATAATATACATGGATAAATGGGCAAAGCCGCAGGAGTTCAACGACCACGATCACTGGTATTCATCAATGATCAAATCAGCAATCAACACAGAAGGCGGCGATGCAGGAGGTGCGGATAGGATAATCTACAGCTACCAGACCGCATTCCACGGTGTCGCCGCCCGGCTAAGCGCCGAGGAGGCCGAGAGACTGCAACGACACGACGGCGTGATGGCGGTGTTCCCGGACACCGTGTACCAGCTCCACACCACGAGAAGCCCTCTCTTCCTCGGCCTCGAACGCCAAGACAGCACAAGCACAACCACGCTATCCTACAAGCCATCCGACTACGACGTGGTGGTCGGCGTGCTGGACACCGGCGTGTGGCCGGAGAGCCCCAGCTTCAACGACACGGGCATGACGCCCGTGCCCGCCCACTGGAGAGGCGCCTGCGAAGTCGGCCGCGGCTTCACCAAGCGCCACTGCAACAGGAAGATCGTGGGAGCCAGAGTGTTCTACCGGGGATACGAGGCCGCCTCCGGCAAGATCAACGAGCAGGAGGAGTACAAGTCGCCCAGGGACCAAGACGGCCACGGCACGCACACTGCCGCCACCGTAGCCGGCGCTCCCGTGCAAGGCGCCAATCTCATGGGCTATGCTTACGGTACTGCCCGAGGGATGGCGCCAGGGGCCAGGATCGCCGCCTACAAGGTTTGCTGGACCGGAGGCTGCTTCAGCTCCGATATCCTCTCCGCCGTCGATCGAGCCGTCGCTGACGGCGTCAACGTTCTGTCCATCTCGTTGGGCGGCGGAATCTCGTCGTATTTCCGCGACAGCCTCTCGGTGGGCGCTTTCGGGGCGATGGAGAAGGGCGTGTTCGTGTCGTGCTCAGCCGGCAACGGCGGCCCTGACCCCATCAGCCTCACCAACGTCTCGCCCTGGGTGACCACCGTCGGCGCCAGCACCATGGACAGAGATTTTCCGGCCACAATTAAGCTCGGAACAGGTCGGTATCTGACCGGAGCCTCGCTCTACAAAGGTCGTCGAAATCTTTCCCCAAACAAACAGTATCCGTTAGTCTACCACGGGAGCAACTCAAGCAATCTAACGCCGAGCTCAATGTGCTTGGAAGGCACTCTCGACCGCCACTCCGTCGCCGGAAAAATCGTGATATGCGACAGAGGCATTAGCCCCCGAGTCGAAAAAGGTCAGGTAGTGAAAGACGCCGGCGGAGTAGGCATGATTCTGTCCAACACCGCCACCAACGGAGAGGAGCTTGTCGCCGACTGCCATCTCCTTCCCGCCGTGGCAGTAGGTGAGTCAACAGGAAAGCTGATAAAGCAGCACTACGCCGCCCACCGGAACGCCACCGCAACACTCTCATTTCTGGGAACGAAGCTGAAAATCAGACCATCACCCGTGGTGGCGGCATTTTCATCAAGAGGACCAAACATCCTCTCCCTAGAGATACTGAAGCCCGACATGGTGGCGCCCGGCGTGAACATCCTGGCCGCCTGGACGGGCGAATTGGGGCCGTCAAGCCTGCCGACAGATCACCGTCGCACCAAATTCAACATACTCTCCGGCACATCAATGTCCTGCCCTCACGTGAGCGGCGTGGCGGCGCTGATCAAGTCGAAGCATCCGAATTGGAGCCCCGCCGCGATTAAGTCGGCGTTGATGACGACAGCATATATCCATGACAACACGCAGAATCCCCTGAGAGACGCCTCCTCCGCCACACCGTCCACCCCTTACGACCACGGCGCCGGCCACATAAATCCGGTGAAAGCGGTCGACCCTGGTCTCATCTACGACATAGGAGCACAGGAGTACTTGGAGTTTCTGTGCGCTCAGGGGCTGACCTCGTCGGAGCTGCTGGTATTCACCAAATTCGCCAACAGAAGTTGCAGGCACAGCCTGCCCAATGCGGGAGATCTCAACTATCCGGCCATCTCAGCAGTTTTCCCAGAGAGCACGAACGTGACAGTGGTGACGCTCCACAGAACCGCGACGAATGTGGGTCCCCCTGTGTCGAGCTACCGCGTGGTGGTGTCGGCGTTCAAAGGCGCATCCGTGAGGGTTGAGCCTGCAACGCTCCAGTTCAGTAGCGCAGTGAAGAAGATAACATACAAGGTGACGTTCATCAGCAAGTCGAGGCAATCCACTCCTGAATTCGGATCGATTATATGGAAGAATGGGGTGCACAAAGTCAGAAGCCCCGTGGTGATAACATGGCTGCCGCCCTTATGA
- the LOC131014477 gene encoding glycosylinositol phosphorylceramide mannosyl transferase 1-like produces MSTLIAIRDASQNGNGGDYSPAKAKASNRGGRSPLLRRLRLLLGSAKYKLLLLLCFFTSLCFLSSKLSSFMGWNPHYASSVYSPSRGGYTVLINTWKRNSLLKQSVAHYASCQGTDAIHVVWSENDLPSSKLREYLMQVVRKKSQTVHKPNFRFDLNEEDNLNNRFKPIEDLRTDAIFSVDDDVIIPCRTLDFAFTVWQTAPLTMVGFVPRVHWLDGERSGQAHYEYGGWWSVWWTGTYSMVLSKAAFFHKKYLDLYTNKMPPSVHDYISRARNCEDIAMSLLVANASRAPPIWVKGKIYEIGWSGISSVKGHSDKRKKCLNDFVSLYGTMPLVSTNVKAEDARHKWSW; encoded by the exons ATGTCGACCCTCATCGCCATCCGAGATGCGTCGCAGAACGGCAACGGTGGCGATTACTCTCCCGCCAAGGCGAAAGCGTCGAATCGCGGCGGCCGCTCGCCTCTTCTTCGCAGGCTTCGCCTGCTTCTTGGCAGCGCCAAGTACAAGCTCCTCCTTCTGTTATGCTTCTTCACTTCCCTCTGTTTTCTCAGCTCGAAGTTGTCGTCTTTTATGGGGTGGAACCCTCATTATGCTTCTTCCGTTTATTCACCCTCGAG GGGTGGATACACAGTTCTTATCAACACTTGGAAGAGAAATTCTCTACTTAAGCAGTCTGTTGCTCATTATGCCTCCTGCCAAGGGACTGATGCTATACATGTGGTTTGGAGTGAAAATGATCTGCCTTCGTCCAAGCTTAGAGAATACTTGATGCAGGTGGTGCGGAAGAAGTCACAGACAGTTCACAAGCCCAACTTTAGGTTTGACTTAAACGAGGAAGATAACCTGAATAATCGATTCAAACCAATTGAGGATCTCAGGACTGATGCTATATTCTCAGTGGATGATGATGTTATCATTCCTTGTCGAACTTTGGATTTTGCATTCACTGTATGGCAAACTGCTCCACTTACAATGGTGGGTTTTGTTCCCCGTGTGCATTGGCTGGATGGGGAG AGAAGTGGTCAGGCCCATTATGAATATGGAGGATGGTGGTCAGTTTGGTGGACCGGCACTTACAGTATGGTTCTTTCAAAAGCTGCTTTCTTCCACAAGAAGTATTTGGATTTGTACACCAACAAGATGCCACCATCAGTTCACGATTATATAAGCAGAGCAAG GAACTGTGAAGACATAGCAATGTCTCTTCTAGTGGCTAATGCCAGCAGGGCTCCTCCAATCTGGGTTAAAG GGAAGATATATGAGATTGGTTGGTCGGGGATAAGCAGTGTGAAGGGGCACAGTGACAAGAGAAAGAAATGCCTCAACGATTTCGTTTCATTGTATGGAACAATGCCGTTGGTATCGACCAATGTCAAAGCTGAGGATGCAAGACATAAATGGTCTTGGTAA